The Ornithodoros turicata isolate Travis chromosome 9, ASM3712646v1, whole genome shotgun sequence genome includes a region encoding these proteins:
- the LOC135368079 gene encoding stomatin-like isoform X1 — MEKEAITSFNDEPRAPRNSGGGLCTFVLTGISIIFIILTFPLSLLMCIKIVQEYERAVIFRLGRLVKGGARGPGLFFIIPCIDNYTKVDLRTVSFDVPPQEILTKDSVTVAVDAVVYYRIQNATIAVTNVEDYGRSTRLLAATNLRNVLGTRNLSEILSERESISHTMQTNLDDATDAWGVKVERVEIKDVRLPVQMQRAMAAEAEASREARAKVIAAEGEQRAARSLKEAADVISMSGPALQLRYLQTLTSIAAEKNSTIVFPLPMELIRGFSLGADQSKTSLPTEDA; from the exons ATGGAGAAGGAGGCAATCACATCTTTTAATGACG AGCCAAGAGCGCCAAGGAATAGTGGCGGAGGCCTGTGTACCTTTGTGCTCACGGGCATTTCCATTATCTTCATTATCCTCACATTCCCACTCTCTCTCCTGATGTGCATTAAG ATTGTACAGGAATACGAGAGAGCTGTCATATTTCGACTAGGACGCCTGGTTAAAGGGGGTGCTCGTGGGCCAG GCCTGTTCTTCATCATTCCGTGCATTGACAACTACACAAAGGTTGACCTCCGGACAGTGTCATTTGATGTTCCACCACAAGAG ATCTTAACGAAGGATTCCGTGACGGTAGCAGTGGATGCTGTCGTGTACTACCGCATCCAGAATGCAACGATTGCAGTGACAAACGTGGAGGATTATGGCCGGTCCACTCGTCTCCTGGCTGCCACCAACCTGAGGAATGTTCTTGGCACCAGAAACTTGTCCGAGATACTGTCGGAGCGAGAGTCCATCAGTCACACTATGCAA ACCAACTTGGATGATGCCACAGATGCCTGGGGGGTGAAAGTGGAGAGGGTTGAAAT AAAGGATGTGAGGCTCCCGGTGCAGATGCAGAGAGCTATGGCAGCAGAGGCAGAAGCTTCCAGAGAAGCAAGAGCAAAG GTGATTGCAGCTGAGGGAGAACAGCGTGCAGCTCGTTCGCTCAAAGAAGCTGCTGATGTCATATCCATGTCTGGTCCAGCGTTACAGCTTCGCTACCTCCAGACACTGACGTCAATCGCGGCAGAGAAGAACTCGACCATTGTGTTCCCTCTGCCCATGGAGTTGATCAGGGGCTTTAGTCTTGGGGCCG
- the LOC135368079 gene encoding stomatin-like isoform X2 yields MTIVQEYERAVIFRLGRLVKGGARGPGLFFIIPCIDNYTKVDLRTVSFDVPPQEILTKDSVTVAVDAVVYYRIQNATIAVTNVEDYGRSTRLLAATNLRNVLGTRNLSEILSERESISHTMQTNLDDATDAWGVKVERVEIKDVRLPVQMQRAMAAEAEASREARAKVIAAEGEQRAARSLKEAADVISMSGPALQLRYLQTLTSIAAEKNSTIVFPLPMELIRGFSLGADQSKTSLPTEDA; encoded by the exons ATGACG ATTGTACAGGAATACGAGAGAGCTGTCATATTTCGACTAGGACGCCTGGTTAAAGGGGGTGCTCGTGGGCCAG GCCTGTTCTTCATCATTCCGTGCATTGACAACTACACAAAGGTTGACCTCCGGACAGTGTCATTTGATGTTCCACCACAAGAG ATCTTAACGAAGGATTCCGTGACGGTAGCAGTGGATGCTGTCGTGTACTACCGCATCCAGAATGCAACGATTGCAGTGACAAACGTGGAGGATTATGGCCGGTCCACTCGTCTCCTGGCTGCCACCAACCTGAGGAATGTTCTTGGCACCAGAAACTTGTCCGAGATACTGTCGGAGCGAGAGTCCATCAGTCACACTATGCAA ACCAACTTGGATGATGCCACAGATGCCTGGGGGGTGAAAGTGGAGAGGGTTGAAAT AAAGGATGTGAGGCTCCCGGTGCAGATGCAGAGAGCTATGGCAGCAGAGGCAGAAGCTTCCAGAGAAGCAAGAGCAAAG GTGATTGCAGCTGAGGGAGAACAGCGTGCAGCTCGTTCGCTCAAAGAAGCTGCTGATGTCATATCCATGTCTGGTCCAGCGTTACAGCTTCGCTACCTCCAGACACTGACGTCAATCGCGGCAGAGAAGAACTCGACCATTGTGTTCCCTCTGCCCATGGAGTTGATCAGGGGCTTTAGTCTTGGGGCCG